One Papaver somniferum cultivar HN1 chromosome 10, ASM357369v1, whole genome shotgun sequence genomic window carries:
- the LOC113318275 gene encoding F-box/kelch-repeat protein SKIP11-like, with the protein MLEGQSCLISRPLPSSCEQETKWVYMTYLIEVSNGKRAFEDEGEEESGRRKLPKQLIKKLGEVTTQSLNDFYLSPTEQHNYIKQHGNGGDQSDSSNLIQSLGRDMSINCLIRCSRSDYNSLALVNKGFQNLIRGGDIYKRRREGGVIEHWVYFSCHLLEWEAFDPNSRRWMHVPRMPSNDCFMCSDKESLAVGTELLVFGKEITSHVIWSYSLLTNSWSSGMTMNSPRCLFGSASLGETAILAGGCDSQGRVLSSAELYSSATGTWETLPSMHKPRKMCSGVFMDKKFYVIGGINSELLSCGEEYNLETRTWHEIPNMFPGRNGPTEAPPLVAVVNNELYAADYAEQELRKYDKERNLWNTIGRLPDRAVSMNGWGLAFRACGERLIVIGGPRILGGGIIEVNSWIPNENPPEWTLLARKHSGSFVYNCAVMGC; encoded by the coding sequence ATGTTGGAGGGCCAGTCTTGTTTGATTTCTAGGCCATTGCCAAGCTCATGTGAGCAGGAAACTAAGTGGGTTTACATGACTTATCTCATTGAGGTATCGAATGGTAAGCGCGCTTTTGAAGATGAAGGGGAAGAAGAAAGTGGAAGAAGAAAATTACCAAAGCAATTGATTAAGAAATTGGGAGAGGTAACTACACAATCGTTGAATGATTTTTACCTATCTCCTACTGAGCAGCATAATTATATTAAGCAGCATGGTAATGGTGGTGATCAATCTGATTCAAGTAACCTTATCCAGTCTCTTGGCCGAGATATGTCAATCAACTGCCTCATCCGTTGCTCAAGGTCTGATTATAATTCACTTGCTCTAGTTAATAAAGGCTTTCAGAATCTCATTCGCGGTGGAGATATCTATAAACGGAGGCGAGAAGGGGGCGTTATTGAGCACTGGGTCTATTTTTCTTGCCATCTTCTTGAATGGGAAGCTTTTGACCCCAACAGTCGCCGTTGGATGCATGTACCAAGGATGCCTTCAAATGACTGCTTCATGTGTTCTGATAAGGAATCTTTGGCTGTGGGCACTGAGCTTCTTGTTTTCGGTAAGGAAATAACTTCTCATGTGATATGGAGTTACAGTTTGTTAACAAATTCTTGGTCTTCTGGCATGACTATGAACTCCccaagatgcttgtttgggtccgCCAGCCTTGGAGAAACTGCAATTCTAGCCGGAGGCTGTGATTCACAGGGGAGAGTTTTGAGTTCAGCAGAGCTTTATAGCTCGGCAACGGGAACTTGGGAAACTCTGCCAAGCATGCATAAGCCTAGGAAGATGTGCTCTGGTGTGTTCATGGATAAAAAGTTCTATGTAATTGGGGGGATCAATTCAGAATTGCTTAGCTGCGGGGAGGAGTACAACTTAGAAACAAGGACTTGGCATGAAATTCCAAACATGTTTCCTGGTCGAAATGGACCAACTGAGGCTCCGCCTTTGGTTGCTGTTGTAAATAATGAACTATATGCCGCTGACTATGCAGAGCAGGAGCTGAGGAAGTATGACAAAGAGAGGAACCTTTGGAACACTATAGGCAGATTACCTGACCGAGCAGTGTCGATGAATGGTTGGGGTCTTGCATTTAGAGCATGCGGGGAACGACTCATCGTTATAGGCGGGCCGAGGATTTTGGGCGGCGGGATCATAGAGGTCAACTCTTGGATCCCAAATGAGAATCCACCCGAGTGGACGCTTCTTGCTAGGAAGCACTCTGGAAGTTTTGTTTATAACTGTGCCGTGATGGGGTGCTGA